One genomic segment of Chiroxiphia lanceolata isolate bChiLan1 chromosome W unlocalized genomic scaffold, bChiLan1.pri scaffold_48_arrow_ctg1, whole genome shotgun sequence includes these proteins:
- the LOC116781499 gene encoding hydrocephalus-inducing protein-like, with product MGKVLVGEAYNYEAVLVKTGAINAPFKLIPPTTAHGSCFTFQPQQGIIPRNGILPIQIFFSTLGEFEEEFHFSVTESPKPVTLTIRGHVTGLSLHFSTGGLDFNDVSFGFPQTLSCHLINTSVVPITFHLRIPEDGQGQPSLTSFDQVKDNAHPSWEKGTLAPCQEKPMEFTITPSAGTIPSQGSQEIRVTLCSSDVGQYDCDMVVDVDGFGKEVLALRLKARCVVPELRLLSSTLDCGPCSAKVPCQKTLTLVNPSPLPGCYRVLPQRHQEAAALWYSSPKPCGIIQGHKMVEIPITAEVQVVGAHSILVDIAVFGKERSPLQMHLMCTGKTPLVYASVNKINFGEIQAMQETSQTLQLCNQGLIPAAFRAEIGGKCWSIEPREGVVPAKAEVPVVVTANLGDTGRFEDSMKLFIENSLTSVIPIQAVGTGTTITIDKPFAPELNLEPQFNLVPCIFRFNVTNKGCQFQQLYWGTEGFSTFRQRHPLPALGVTKGKNASQRPTTPVFKVQPRSMNLQPGETMELVLEGFSSTCRGPPAASSSSSSSSSWASWGPQRWEDVVIDRYYIPKICLREAQMGDFIR from the exons ATGGGGAAAGTTTTGGTTGGAGAAGCCTACAACTATGAG gcagtCCTGGTTAAAACAGGAGCTATCAACGCTCCCTTCAAGCTCATCCCTCCAACCACAGCCCATGGCTCCTGCTTCACCTTTCAGCCCCAGCAGGGCATCATTCCACGCAATGGGATCCTGCCCATCCAGATCTTCTTCAGCACCCTGGGGGAGTTCGAGGAAGAGTTCCATTTCAGTGTGACGGAATCCCCTAAGCCTGTGACCTTGACTATCAG GGGCCACGTCACCGGACTGAGCCTGCATTTCAGCACAGGTGGCCTCGACTTCAATGACGTCTCCTTTG GCTTTCCTCAGACCTTGTCGTGCCACCTGATCAACACCTCTGTGGTGCCCATCACCTTCCACCTTCGCATCCCTGAGGACggccagggacagcccagcctTACCAGCTTTGACCAAGTGAAAGACAACGCTCACCCCTCCTGGGAAAAAGGCACACTGGCTCCATGTCAGGAGAAGCCAATGGAATTCACCATAACACCCAGCGCAGGGACCATCCcttcccagggatcccaggaGATCAGG GTCACGCTGTGTTCCAGTGACGTGGGACAGTACGACTGTGATATGGTGGTGGACGTGGATGGTTTTGGCAAGGAGGTGTTGGCTCTGCGCCTCAAAGCCAG ATGTGTCGTTCCTGAGCTGCGTTTGCTCTCCTCCACCCTCGACTGTGGACCGTGCTCTGCAAAGGTCCCTTGCCAGAAGACGCTGACCCTTGTGAACCCGAGCCCCCTTCCAGGATGCTACAGAGTTCTCCCTCAG AGACACCAAGAGGCCGCTGCTCTGTGGTACTCCAGCCCCAAGCCATGTGGGATTATCCAGGGTCACAAGATGGTGGAGATCCCAATTACAGCTGAAGTCCAGGTGGTGGGTGCTCATTCCATCCTGGTGGATATCGCCGTGTTCGGGAAGGAGAGATCCCCACTG CAAATGCATTTAATGTGCACTGGAAAGACGCCGCTTGTCTACGCAAGTGTGAATAAGATAAACTTCGGCGAGATCCAAGCGATGCAGGAGACTTCCCAAACTCTCCAGCTGTGCAATCAGGGTCTCATCCCTGCAGCCTTCAGAGCAGAGATC GGTGGCAAATGCTGGAGTATTGAACCCAGGGAGGGAGTGGTCCCTGCCAAGGCTGAGGTTCCTGTGGTTGTCACGGCAAACCTGGGTGACACAGGGAGATTTGAAGACAGCATGAAGCTGTTCATTGAGAACAGCCTTACCAGTGTCATCCCCATCCAGGCTGTGGGCACTGGCACCACAATTACCATTGACAAACCGTTTGCACCGGAGCTGAATTTGGAACCCCAGTTCAA cctcGTTCCCTGCATTTTCCGGTTCAACGTGACAAACAAGGGGTGTCAGTTCCAGCAGCTGTACTGGGGCACAGAAGGTTTCAGCACCTTTCGACAGCGtcatcctctccctgccctcggTGTCACCAAGGGCAAAAACGCTTCCCAGAGACCCACCACCCCCGTATTTAAGGTGCAGCCACGGAGTATGAATCTGCAGCCAGGCGAGACTatggagctggtgctggaagGCTTCTCCAGCACTTGCCGCGGTCCGC CCGCTgcctcgtcctcctcctcctcctcctcctcctgggcaTCCTGGGGGCCCCAGCGCTGGGAAGACGTGGTGATAGACAGATACTATATCCCCAAAATATGCCTGCGGGAGGCGCAGATGGGGGATTTCATTCGCTAG